The proteins below come from a single Haloplanus salinus genomic window:
- a CDS encoding NUDIX domain-containing protein — MTGPIPEGTWHDIVEHVPIVSVDLIVRHAGGVVLGKRTNRPGRGEWFVPGGRVRKDERLDAAVHRVAEAELGVDVRIEERLGVYEHLWDESEFDDVATKHYLANGVVVRSQGERFAADGQHSDLRVFEPPFPDLHPYVEAYLRDAGLGE; from the coding sequence ATGACCGGACCCATCCCCGAGGGGACGTGGCACGACATCGTCGAACACGTCCCCATCGTCTCGGTCGACCTGATCGTCCGACACGCAGGTGGGGTCGTCCTCGGCAAGCGGACGAACCGGCCGGGACGGGGCGAGTGGTTCGTCCCCGGTGGCCGGGTCCGAAAGGACGAACGCCTCGACGCCGCGGTCCACCGGGTCGCCGAGGCGGAACTCGGCGTCGACGTGCGGATCGAGGAGCGCCTAGGCGTCTACGAACACCTCTGGGACGAGAGCGAATTCGACGACGTGGCGACGAAACACTACCTCGCGAACGGCGTCGTCGTCCGGTCACAGGGTGAGCGATTCGCCGCCGACGGCCAGCACAGCGACCTCCGCGTCTTCGAACCGCCGTTTCCCGACCTCCACCCGTACGTCGAAGCGTACCTGCGTGACGCCGGCCTCGGGGAGTGA